Proteins encoded within one genomic window of Arcobacter sp. F2176:
- a CDS encoding ABC transporter ATP-binding protein has translation MKKYEKQKQGLWSIIAPVNIYIKFAMFLSAIGAITSVMGFVLLAYVIGLTSGGSISLFGINFELKESLILLSVITIFSFLAKYYSFVISHLGAFRLEQILRVKITTHMSQVPLGHIITIGTGAIKKVLLDDVKNLHAFVADNTPFMAKAIISPIASMIALFFIDYRLAFVAFGVLLIGGILMSLVMKDSVNYRNNYEQSQSEINKAVVEFIQAMPVVRTFDDGTTSFKRYNNSLDRYRMHLKEWIATTSNPARISMTILSPMPTLLAISIAGLFFMINGTLLFAPFIAALLVSTGMADAMIPLMWMSNFVKKSTAAAIRIQEIMAIPTLKISDKKEKIENTNIVFENVSFKYKEEDNYALKGVSFEVPKNTVTALVGASGAGKSTVAKLIPRFWDVTSGTIKIGDVNIKNIDSETLMNTVSFVFQDTFLFNDTLGNNIKIANNNASDEDMIQAAKAAQIHEFIQSLPNGYETMAGDRGTNLSGGQKQRITIARSILRNAPIVVLDEATAFADPENEEEIIKALANLMKNKTVIVIAHRLSTIKDVNQIIVFDNGEIKEKGKHEELLQMQGIYANLWSNYEKAQNWDMQHIGAEK, from the coding sequence ATGAAAAAATATGAAAAACAAAAACAAGGACTTTGGAGTATTATTGCTCCAGTTAATATTTATATAAAATTTGCGATGTTCTTATCAGCTATTGGCGCAATTACTTCAGTTATGGGATTCGTCCTTTTAGCATACGTTATAGGGTTGACATCAGGTGGGTCTATTAGTTTATTTGGAATAAACTTTGAATTAAAAGAATCTTTGATTCTTTTATCTGTAATTACAATTTTTTCATTTCTGGCTAAGTATTATTCTTTTGTAATATCTCATCTTGGAGCTTTTAGGTTAGAACAAATTTTAAGAGTAAAGATTACTACTCATATGTCACAAGTTCCATTAGGTCATATAATAACTATAGGTACTGGTGCGATAAAAAAAGTTTTACTTGATGATGTGAAAAACTTGCATGCTTTTGTGGCAGATAATACACCTTTTATGGCAAAAGCAATTATTTCTCCTATTGCTTCAATGATAGCACTATTTTTTATTGATTATCGATTAGCTTTTGTTGCTTTTGGTGTATTATTAATTGGTGGCATTCTTATGAGTCTTGTGATGAAGGATTCGGTGAATTATAGGAATAATTATGAACAAAGCCAATCCGAAATCAATAAAGCAGTTGTTGAATTTATTCAAGCAATGCCAGTTGTTAGAACATTTGATGATGGTACAACTTCTTTTAAACGATATAATAATTCACTTGATCGATACCGTATGCATTTAAAAGAGTGGATAGCAACAACAAGTAATCCAGCTAGAATATCTATGACTATACTAAGTCCTATGCCAACGCTTTTAGCTATAAGTATTGCTGGATTATTTTTTATGATAAATGGCACTCTTTTATTTGCTCCTTTTATTGCTGCTTTACTTGTAAGTACAGGAATGGCAGATGCAATGATACCTTTAATGTGGATGAGTAATTTTGTCAAAAAATCAACTGCAGCTGCTATAAGAATACAAGAAATTATGGCAATTCCTACTCTAAAAATAAGTGATAAAAAAGAAAAAATCGAAAATACCAATATTGTATTTGAAAATGTTTCATTTAAATATAAGGAAGAAGATAATTACGCACTTAAAGGAGTCTCTTTTGAAGTACCTAAAAATACAGTAACGGCACTTGTAGGAGCAAGTGGAGCAGGGAAAAGTACTGTAGCAAAACTTATTCCTAGATTTTGGGATGTAACAAGTGGAACTATTAAAATAGGTGATGTAAATATCAAAAATATTGATTCAGAAACTTTAATGAATACAGTTTCCTTTGTGTTTCAAGATACCTTTTTATTTAATGATACCCTTGGAAATAATATAAAAATAGCCAATAATAATGCTAGTGACGAAGATATGATACAAGCTGCAAAAGCAGCTCAAATTCATGAATTTATCCAAAGTTTACCCAATGGCTATGAAACAATGGCAGGAGATAGAGGAACAAATCTTTCAGGTGGTCAAAAACAAAGAATTACGATTGCTCGATCGATTTTAAGGAATGCTCCTATTGTAGTGCTTGATGAAGCAACTGCTTTTGCTGATCCTGAAAATGAAGAAGAAATTATCAAAGCTTTAGCAAATCTGATGAAAAATAAAACAGTTATTGTAATTGCACATAGACTCTCAACCATAAAAGATGTTAATCAAATCATAGTATTTGATAATGGTGAAATAAAAGAAAAAGGAAAGCATGAAGAACTCTTACAGATGCAAGGGATTTATGCAAATCTTTGGAGCAATTATGAAAAAGCTCAAAATTGGGATATGCAACATATAGGAGCTGAAAAATGA
- a CDS encoding ABC transporter ATP-binding protein, producing MKKNQFTSISTIYKLTLELAGDKENEFKKSLIYFTLAFVSQGLAFGMFYPMLKSMFAETFILSNTFLYLGVMALFSVISFWAKWKGHDFDYTGNIVEISHDIRTKLGVALRKMPLEKLSRYKTGELNSIFSSNVDESVLHMGMIASMFLQIIIVPITIVIFTFFVDYRLALLILLILPFAIPLYNWKRNDSNKEKVEFNKANAILEADFIEYIQGLPVLRAVNKVGVNAQNLHDSIAHVKEVQKEGLNKGQIPFVLMGILIEITLLALVFIGSYFILDNSLSIITLAAAVIVVSRLSEPLSIFLGVVSVFDIMDSAFNRIKAIFAIYPLIIEKPYQEAETFDITFDNVSFAYENQKTNALKKVSFSMPNKTMTAIVGHSGCGKTTLTKMIMRYSDPQTGSIKIGGINIKNMSSIDLMKNISVVFQDVYLFDDTIMNNIRMANQNATDKEVEIAAQSAFCHEFISRLPAGYNTTIGDIGGSLSGGEKQRISIARAILKNAPIVILDEPTAALDTQSEVAVQKAIDKLLEDKTVIVIAHRLSTISSADNILVLDNGEVIEMGTHNELVNNKDKYFDMWSAQQRVKEWSLDA from the coding sequence ATGAAAAAGAATCAATTTACCTCTATTTCTACTATTTATAAACTCACTTTAGAATTAGCAGGTGATAAAGAAAATGAGTTTAAAAAAAGTTTGATATATTTTACCTTGGCTTTTGTATCACAAGGTCTTGCTTTTGGTATGTTTTATCCTATGTTAAAATCAATGTTTGCAGAGACATTTATTTTATCAAATACTTTTTTATATTTAGGAGTAATGGCTTTGTTTAGTGTCATATCATTTTGGGCAAAATGGAAAGGGCATGATTTTGATTATACGGGTAATATAGTAGAAATAAGTCATGATATAAGAACAAAACTCGGCGTTGCACTTAGAAAAATGCCTTTAGAAAAACTTTCAAGGTATAAAACTGGAGAATTAAATTCAATCTTTTCAAGTAATGTGGATGAGTCTGTTTTACACATGGGGATGATTGCTTCTATGTTTTTACAAATCATAATTGTACCAATAACCATTGTTATTTTTACTTTCTTCGTTGACTATCGATTGGCTTTATTGATTTTATTAATTTTGCCATTTGCTATTCCTCTTTATAATTGGAAAAGAAATGATTCAAATAAAGAAAAAGTTGAATTTAATAAAGCAAATGCAATTTTAGAAGCTGATTTTATAGAATACATTCAAGGTTTACCTGTATTAAGAGCTGTGAATAAGGTTGGAGTGAATGCTCAAAATTTACATGATTCTATAGCCCATGTAAAAGAAGTACAAAAAGAAGGATTAAATAAAGGACAAATTCCCTTTGTACTTATGGGTATCTTGATTGAAATAACTTTATTGGCATTGGTTTTTATAGGCTCATATTTTATATTAGATAATAGCTTATCTATTATAACTTTAGCTGCTGCTGTAATTGTTGTATCTAGATTATCAGAACCCTTATCTATTTTTTTAGGAGTAGTTTCAGTATTTGATATCATGGATTCAGCATTTAATCGAATAAAAGCTATTTTCGCTATTTATCCATTAATTATAGAAAAACCATATCAAGAGGCAGAAACTTTTGATATTACTTTTGATAATGTAAGTTTTGCTTATGAAAATCAGAAAACAAATGCACTTAAAAAAGTAAGTTTTTCTATGCCAAATAAAACAATGACAGCTATAGTTGGACATTCAGGTTGTGGTAAAACAACACTTACAAAAATGATTATGAGATATTCAGATCCCCAAACTGGAAGTATTAAAATTGGTGGAATAAATATAAAAAATATGAGTTCAATAGATTTGATGAAAAATATCTCAGTGGTATTTCAAGATGTATATTTATTTGATGATACTATTATGAATAATATTCGTATGGCAAATCAAAATGCTACGGATAAAGAAGTAGAAATTGCAGCCCAAAGTGCATTTTGTCATGAGTTTATTTCTAGGTTACCTGCTGGCTATAATACAACAATAGGAGATATTGGTGGAAGCTTAAGTGGAGGAGAAAAGCAAAGAATAAGTATAGCAAGAGCTATATTAAAAAATGCACCCATAGTAATTCTTGATGAACCCACTGCTGCTCTTGATACTCAAAGTGAAGTCGCTGTACAAAAAGCTATTGATAAACTTCTTGAAGATAAAACAGTAATAGTAATTGCTCATAGACTTTCTACTATTTCAAGTGCAGATAATATCCTTGTATTAGATAATGGAGAAGTGATTGAGATGGGTACTCATAATGAATTAGTAAATAACAAAGACAAATATTTTGATATGTGGTCTGCTCAACAAAGAGTAAAAGAATGGAGTCTGGA